In Microbacterium cremeum, a genomic segment contains:
- a CDS encoding caspase family protein translates to MPSTTRTRAEAPETSPDAAGTGASRGGLTPAQLAALRPHVVATEDGELAKTSTARPKTVAEFATTAADIRRIFSKDLPAFLAAHPEAPVPIVIYAHGGLVDKAAGLATAHAQVDWWKENGAFPIHMVWESGLFTALADVIMRRRPGKRGFADYTDGVIEAAARLLGGTQVWGDMKLDAAAGSMDGGGASVLADELAKFVAAHRDDVTVHAVGHSAGSIFHAHFVPRALAAGVPRFDSVSLLAPAVRVDTFEQTLLQAAEDDRIGELSVFTMTDAKERDDNCFTLYRKSLLYLVSRAFEPERDAAILGMEKYLRGSRRSVEYLSAHADRLVLSPVAGPARRSSSATSHGGFDNDPPTMTAVALRVTGGDTVTPFPARPREVEMPPLPVDTGGGSRGTAPAKRALCIGVNAYEELGDVLHGCVADATAWSQALGAAGFSTDVMLDAEATRTGILSAMLDIVAEAKAGDVVAIQYAGHGTYVPDLDGDEDDAAGPTDEALCPVDFRQGRLIIDDDLAQIWDLIPEGVAVTLLFDSCHSGTANRGGRPDPAPPAPTARARLVRPDKELERDYARSRGVPTGDERRERARDVVIAAEPARSRNTTHNRPTAVRREVLISACLPNEVAMERDGQGVFTAAALQVLARGESLTNRGFVDAVIAQLGVRTQTPQLTADDVLAARPLLASAIDAVTIAAPAAAVAGARDRDGEGKRTAAIVAILRATADLLEDDGVG, encoded by the coding sequence ATGCCCTCCACCACACGCACGCGCGCCGAGGCGCCAGAGACGAGCCCGGATGCCGCGGGCACCGGAGCATCGCGCGGCGGGCTCACGCCCGCACAGCTGGCGGCGCTGCGCCCGCACGTCGTCGCCACCGAGGACGGCGAGCTGGCGAAGACCTCGACGGCGCGCCCGAAGACCGTGGCCGAGTTCGCCACGACGGCAGCCGACATCCGCCGCATCTTCTCCAAGGACCTGCCCGCATTCCTCGCGGCGCACCCCGAGGCGCCCGTGCCGATCGTGATCTACGCGCACGGCGGACTCGTCGACAAGGCGGCGGGGCTTGCGACCGCCCACGCGCAGGTCGACTGGTGGAAGGAGAACGGCGCCTTTCCGATCCACATGGTGTGGGAGAGCGGACTGTTCACCGCGCTCGCGGATGTGATCATGCGCCGCCGGCCCGGCAAGCGCGGTTTCGCCGACTACACCGACGGCGTCATCGAGGCCGCCGCGCGACTGCTCGGCGGCACGCAGGTGTGGGGCGACATGAAGCTCGACGCCGCGGCCGGGTCGATGGACGGCGGCGGAGCGAGCGTGCTCGCCGACGAGCTCGCGAAGTTCGTCGCGGCGCACCGCGACGACGTGACGGTGCACGCCGTCGGGCACAGCGCCGGATCCATCTTCCACGCCCACTTCGTGCCCCGCGCGCTCGCGGCGGGGGTGCCGAGGTTCGACTCCGTCTCGCTGCTCGCGCCGGCGGTGCGGGTCGACACCTTCGAGCAGACGCTGCTCCAGGCCGCCGAGGACGACCGTATCGGCGAGCTGTCGGTGTTCACGATGACCGACGCCAAGGAGCGCGACGACAACTGCTTCACGCTCTACCGCAAGTCTCTGCTCTACCTCGTGTCGCGGGCGTTCGAGCCGGAACGGGATGCCGCGATCCTCGGCATGGAGAAGTACCTGCGCGGCAGCCGCCGCAGCGTCGAGTACCTCAGCGCCCACGCCGATCGCCTCGTGCTGAGCCCGGTCGCCGGCCCCGCTCGGCGCAGCAGCAGCGCGACCAGCCACGGCGGGTTCGACAACGACCCTCCGACGATGACCGCCGTCGCGCTGCGGGTGACCGGCGGCGACACGGTCACGCCCTTCCCGGCCCGCCCGCGCGAGGTCGAGATGCCTCCTCTCCCGGTGGACACCGGCGGCGGCTCACGGGGAACGGCACCGGCCAAGCGCGCACTGTGCATCGGCGTCAACGCCTACGAGGAGCTGGGCGACGTGCTGCACGGCTGCGTCGCCGACGCCACCGCGTGGTCGCAGGCGCTCGGCGCGGCGGGCTTCAGCACGGACGTGATGCTCGACGCGGAGGCCACGCGCACCGGCATCCTCAGCGCCATGCTCGACATCGTCGCCGAGGCGAAGGCCGGAGACGTCGTCGCGATCCAGTACGCGGGGCACGGCACGTACGTGCCCGATCTCGACGGCGACGAGGACGACGCGGCCGGGCCGACCGACGAGGCCCTGTGCCCGGTGGACTTCCGCCAGGGCCGGCTCATCATCGACGACGACCTCGCCCAGATCTGGGACCTCATCCCCGAGGGCGTCGCCGTCACGCTGCTGTTCGACAGTTGCCACTCCGGGACCGCCAACCGAGGCGGCCGTCCCGACCCTGCTCCGCCCGCGCCGACCGCACGGGCGCGCCTGGTCCGGCCCGACAAGGAGCTCGAGCGGGACTACGCCCGCAGCCGCGGCGTGCCCACCGGCGACGAGCGCCGGGAACGGGCCCGCGACGTCGTGATCGCGGCGGAGCCCGCCCGCAGCCGCAACACCACGCACAACCGCCCGACCGCGGTCCGCCGCGAGGTGCTCATCAGCGCGTGCCTTCCCAACGAGGTCGCCATGGAGCGCGACGGCCAGGGGGTGTTCACCGCCGCGGCCCTCCAGGTGCTCGCGCGCGGCGAGTCGCTCACCAACCGCGGCTTCGTCGACGCCGTGATCGCACAGCTCGGCGTGCGCACGCAGACTCCGCAGCTGACCGCCGACGACGTGCTGGCGGCGCGGCCCCTGCTCGCGTCCGCGATCGACGCCGTGACGATCGCGGCGCCCGCAGCCGCGGTTGCCGGGGCACGTGATCGGGACGGAGAGGGCAAGCGCACCGCGGCGATCGTCGCGATCCTGCGTGCGACGGCCGATCTGCTCGAGGACGACGGCGTGGGCTGA
- a CDS encoding Ig-like domain-containing protein, giving the protein MNLAPTTPRRPGRFALPDAIRIGALVAAAGAVTASALAVGLPARADDEPVAANTPPVAVDDYFEIPYQTEVTLSPCANDTDAEGDPIGAGFVQDIVGGAIVGANGQLCTFDFAPHPGFSGVASFTYVAMDRWDWTIQSAERATVTIVVGPPPAEPVNTLPVAADDVASTPVNTQLTLVHADLTANDFDAEGDALTVSVLGGVSPALPGEKWHSDPTGIRYIPPVDFVGTRALTVRVSDGTGSVTSLLTVDIVPVGDPTDPTDPVEPTDPTDPTDPTDPTDPTDPTDPTDPTDPTDPTDPTDPTDPTDPTDPTDPTDPTDPIDPFEAGPTMPTEPVTPSDDETATTDDPDGADAAPAAATARALAATGADVAGPLAGAAVLALAGALAMTTARLRRSGR; this is encoded by the coding sequence ATGAACCTCGCCCCCACGACACCGCGCAGACCCGGCCGGTTCGCTCTGCCGGACGCGATCCGCATCGGCGCCCTCGTCGCCGCTGCCGGCGCCGTCACGGCCTCGGCGCTCGCGGTCGGATTGCCGGCCCGCGCCGACGACGAGCCCGTCGCGGCGAACACGCCGCCCGTCGCCGTCGACGACTACTTCGAGATCCCGTACCAGACCGAGGTGACGCTGTCGCCGTGCGCCAACGACACCGACGCCGAGGGCGATCCCATCGGTGCCGGGTTCGTGCAGGACATCGTCGGAGGCGCCATCGTGGGCGCGAACGGCCAGCTCTGCACGTTCGACTTCGCACCGCACCCCGGGTTCTCGGGCGTCGCCTCCTTCACATACGTCGCGATGGACCGCTGGGACTGGACGATCCAGAGCGCCGAACGGGCGACGGTGACGATCGTGGTCGGCCCGCCCCCGGCCGAGCCCGTCAACACGCTGCCGGTCGCCGCGGACGACGTCGCCTCGACGCCGGTCAACACGCAGCTGACCCTCGTGCACGCCGATCTCACCGCGAACGACTTCGACGCCGAGGGCGATGCGTTGACGGTGTCGGTGCTGGGCGGGGTGTCGCCCGCGCTTCCGGGCGAGAAGTGGCACTCGGACCCGACCGGGATCCGCTACATCCCGCCGGTCGACTTCGTCGGCACGCGCGCTCTCACCGTGCGCGTGTCGGACGGCACCGGCTCGGTCACGAGCCTCCTCACCGTCGACATCGTTCCCGTCGGCGACCCGACGGACCCGACCGACCCGGTCGAGCCCACGGACCCGACGGACCCGACGGACCCGACGGACCCGACGGACCCGACGGACCCCACGGACCCGACGGACCCGACGGACCCGACGGACCCGACGGACCCGACGGACCCGACGGACCCGACGGACCCGACGGACCCGACGGACCCGACGGACCCGACGGACCCGATCGACCCGTTCGAGGCGGGTCCCACGATGCCGACCGAGCCCGTCACTCCCTCGGACGACGAGACCGCGACGACGGACGACCCCGACGGCGCGGATGCCGCGCCGGCAGCGGCCACCGCGCGCGCTCTCGCCGCGACCGGCGCCGACGTCGCCGGGCCCCTCGCCGGAGCCGCCGTGCTCGCTCTGGCCGGTGCGCTCGCGATGACGACCGCCCGGCTGCGGCGCAGCGGGCGCTGA
- a CDS encoding AAA family ATPase: MVGEATEQAFAPWPLTGRDTVVSRATTGLRGRVRTILMWGASGVGKSRTVESVGDALAAEGWTVLRASATAIMSHVPLGALLPLFPTGRAQLTDTSIDPGALLDRAIDALETRGPAPRLLVIDDLGLLDPLSATLVAQLVAVDALRLVATIRSGDPLPDPFVSTWSPDRSLRVELSPLDVDTIGDLLTAVLGGPVAHRTTSDLHRESGGNPLYLRELVVGALESGRLAEEAGVWHLTGAPVGSSALRDLILARVAQLDADERDVVDRLAVCGELRAAHLTAPGARAALARLENAGLVHIGDRLDVRLSHPQYVAVVASAVPRLRAADLLLEQSALLDGDGATAADALRAVTWRLAAGADADPEILASSARLARQAGDHRTVERLTAAALAAGGPRPDLLLLRGEALLRMGRVAESLDVLRSADALAPEGELATAIAATTAMAHVSVHEGLADALEVLRRADAGEHPDPSLDFMRALVELYSNNAAEADRIVSALAGGFGDSPAEQAIIAAARAQPLAALGAPTRRSPPPGPPSSSRGRPRVRRSRGTRSRTRSTPSRRCCCTRGASTRPAGRPPKPSSRRSTPTTRSCRAPSSSCWRGSPPTRGASRPAPGGVATR; the protein is encoded by the coding sequence ATGGTCGGGGAAGCCACCGAGCAGGCGTTCGCGCCCTGGCCGCTGACCGGTCGCGACACCGTGGTGTCGCGGGCCACGACGGGTCTGCGGGGCCGCGTCCGCACGATCCTCATGTGGGGAGCGTCCGGCGTCGGCAAGAGCCGCACCGTCGAGTCGGTGGGCGACGCGCTCGCGGCCGAGGGCTGGACCGTGCTGCGCGCCTCCGCCACCGCGATCATGTCGCACGTGCCGCTGGGCGCACTCCTCCCGCTCTTCCCGACGGGCAGGGCGCAGCTGACCGACACCTCGATCGACCCCGGCGCGCTGCTGGATCGCGCCATCGACGCGCTCGAGACGCGCGGCCCCGCGCCCCGCCTCCTCGTGATCGACGACCTCGGACTCCTCGACCCGCTGTCGGCGACGCTGGTCGCCCAGCTCGTCGCCGTCGACGCGCTGCGGCTCGTCGCGACGATCCGGTCGGGCGATCCGCTGCCCGATCCGTTCGTGTCGACCTGGAGCCCCGACCGCTCGCTGCGGGTCGAGCTGTCACCGCTCGACGTCGACACGATCGGCGACCTGCTGACCGCCGTGCTCGGCGGCCCCGTCGCGCATCGCACGACGAGCGATCTGCACCGCGAGAGCGGCGGCAACCCGCTCTACCTGCGCGAGCTGGTGGTCGGCGCGCTCGAGTCGGGCAGGCTGGCCGAGGAAGCCGGCGTGTGGCACCTCACCGGCGCGCCCGTGGGGTCGTCGGCGCTGCGCGACCTCATCCTCGCCCGCGTCGCCCAGCTCGACGCCGACGAGCGCGACGTCGTCGACCGGCTCGCCGTGTGCGGCGAGCTGCGCGCCGCGCATCTGACCGCGCCGGGCGCCCGGGCGGCGCTGGCGCGGCTCGAGAACGCGGGCCTGGTGCACATCGGCGACCGGCTCGACGTGCGCCTGTCGCATCCGCAGTACGTCGCGGTCGTGGCATCCGCGGTCCCGCGTCTGCGCGCCGCCGACCTGCTGCTCGAGCAGTCCGCCCTCCTCGACGGCGACGGCGCGACCGCCGCCGACGCGCTGCGCGCGGTGACGTGGCGGCTCGCGGCGGGGGCGGATGCCGACCCTGAGATCCTCGCGAGCTCTGCGCGGCTGGCACGGCAGGCCGGCGACCACCGCACCGTCGAGCGGCTGACGGCGGCAGCCCTCGCCGCGGGCGGCCCGCGTCCCGACCTGCTGCTGCTGCGCGGGGAGGCCCTGCTGCGCATGGGCCGCGTCGCCGAGTCGCTCGACGTGCTGCGGTCGGCCGACGCGCTGGCCCCCGAGGGAGAGCTCGCGACGGCGATCGCCGCGACCACCGCGATGGCGCACGTCAGCGTGCACGAAGGGCTCGCCGATGCGCTCGAGGTGCTGCGCCGCGCCGACGCGGGAGAGCATCCCGACCCGTCGCTCGACTTCATGCGCGCGCTCGTCGAGCTGTACTCGAACAACGCCGCCGAAGCGGACCGCATCGTCTCGGCGCTCGCGGGCGGCTTCGGCGACTCGCCGGCCGAGCAGGCGATCATCGCCGCGGCGCGCGCGCAGCCGCTCGCCGCCCTCGGCGCACCGACGAGGCGATCGCCGCCGCCCGGACCGCCCTCGAGTTCGCGCGGGCGACCGAGGGTGCGGCGATCCCGGGGCACACGGTCGCGAACGCGCTCCACACCCTCGCGACGGTGCTGCTGCACGCGGGGCGCGTCGACGAGGCCCGCGGGGCGGCCACCGAAGCCCTCGTCGAGGCGATCGACGCCGACGACGAGATCGTGTCGCGCTCCATCGAGTTCCTGCTGGCGCGGATCGCCGCCGACGCGGGGCGCCTCGAGACCAGCGCCCGGTGGTGTCGCGACACGATGA
- a CDS encoding helix-turn-helix domain-containing protein — protein sequence MTAGPISLYIPALASLVIVLVAHGDLDEGRALLATVPAEVDTGPGGVVARAWIAAAEGDTATARRLLLSEAEAMTASGHVFLAGTFLLHLARLGGADAAAAPLARLAAAHPGELLACQAAHVAAEAAGDRAGLEAVGDQWSRSGAHLLAAEAFASAARVARADGEQRVAVALQARSDEEAARCEGAATPLLKFTEELTPLTRREREIAALAAEGASSKQIASKLFLSTRTVDNHLQSVYGKLGISGRHELARL from the coding sequence ATGACCGCCGGACCGATCAGCCTCTACATCCCAGCGCTGGCGAGCCTCGTCATCGTGCTGGTCGCGCACGGCGACCTCGACGAGGGCCGCGCGCTGCTCGCGACGGTGCCGGCGGAGGTCGACACCGGCCCGGGCGGCGTCGTCGCCCGCGCCTGGATCGCCGCCGCCGAGGGCGACACCGCGACGGCCCGGCGCCTGCTGCTGAGCGAGGCCGAGGCCATGACCGCATCCGGCCACGTGTTCCTCGCGGGCACGTTCCTGCTGCACCTCGCCCGCCTGGGCGGGGCGGATGCCGCAGCCGCACCCCTGGCGCGGCTCGCGGCCGCGCATCCCGGCGAGCTGCTCGCCTGCCAGGCGGCCCACGTGGCGGCCGAGGCCGCGGGCGACCGCGCCGGGCTCGAGGCCGTCGGAGACCAGTGGTCGCGCTCCGGCGCGCACCTGCTGGCCGCCGAGGCCTTCGCCTCGGCCGCGCGCGTCGCGCGCGCGGACGGCGAGCAGCGCGTCGCCGTGGCACTGCAGGCGCGCAGCGACGAGGAGGCCGCGCGCTGCGAAGGCGCCGCGACGCCGCTCCTCAAGTTCACCGAGGAGCTCACCCCGCTCACCCGGCGCGAGCGCGAGATCGCCGCCTTGGCCGCCGAGGGGGCGAGCTCGAAGCAGATCGCCTCGAAGCTGTTCCTCTCGACGCGGACCGTCGACAACCACCTGCAGTCCGTGTACGGCAAGCTCGGCATCAGCGGGCGGCACGAGCTCGCTCGGCTCTGA
- a CDS encoding group I truncated hemoglobin, whose product MSVYDEIGGAPAVKAAVTVFYERVTSDPELATWFQDVDLTRLKAHQRAFLAAALGGPELFTGRGLDAAHAHLGITSEAFDAVVEHLAVALHDLGTDDDVVARVRERLDALRGEVVTAVSA is encoded by the coding sequence GTGAGCGTGTACGACGAGATCGGGGGCGCCCCCGCAGTGAAGGCGGCGGTCACCGTGTTCTACGAGCGGGTGACGTCCGACCCGGAACTCGCCACCTGGTTCCAGGACGTCGACCTCACGCGCCTGAAGGCGCATCAGCGGGCGTTCCTCGCGGCCGCGCTGGGCGGGCCGGAGCTGTTCACCGGACGGGGACTGGATGCCGCTCACGCGCACCTCGGGATCACGTCCGAGGCCTTCGACGCCGTGGTCGAGCACCTCGCCGTCGCGCTGCACGACCTCGGCACCGACGACGACGTCGTCGCCCGCGTGCGGGAGCGGCTCGATGCGCTGCGCGGCGAGGTCGTGACGGCCGTCTCGGCCTGA
- a CDS encoding 5-oxoprolinase/urea amidolyase family protein: MGERAFLLEVEALDDVLAVHAALGASRPAGVVDLVPAARTVLVRVDPRRLAVSSARTWALGTAAGATRDSTAEGPLVELDVAYDGADLAETAAVLGLDVDELVARHSRAQWRVAFTGFAPGFGYLVSDDWPFDVPRLSSPRTRVPAGSVGLAGPFTGAYPRETPGGWRLIGTTDARLFDPDAPAPPDPDAPAPPDPDAPAPPDPDAPAPPHPEAPRDAPAAGEGGRTPALLVPGTRVRFRPRATVTRSGDLAYAGDSARNPPASARSPDLATSTGTVTAPGTGTGAGIRIAEPGLLATLQDLGREGSASVGVAVSGALDRTALRTANRLLGNPEGATGIEVTMGGLRAVAEADLWVAVTGAWGPLRLDGREVDPYQAHEWRAGTELHVDWFAHGARAYVAVRGGFDGRLVLGSRSTDLLAGLGPGRLQAGDVVGVRADAAMPIPAVPPSPWGAPHDDELELELAPGPRADWFAAHALGTLFDTLWTVSHAADRVGARLDGPELARVRADELPSEGMVPGALQVPPSGRPTILLADGPVTGGYPVIAVVTDAALDLVAQARPGTRIRFRHARRSE; encoded by the coding sequence ATGGGGGAGCGGGCGTTCCTCCTCGAGGTCGAGGCCCTCGACGACGTGCTCGCCGTGCACGCCGCCCTCGGCGCCTCGCGCCCCGCTGGCGTCGTGGACCTCGTGCCGGCCGCCCGGACGGTCCTGGTGCGGGTCGACCCGCGGCGGCTCGCGGTGTCGTCGGCGCGCACGTGGGCGCTCGGCACGGCCGCCGGGGCCACGCGCGACTCGACCGCGGAAGGGCCGCTCGTCGAGCTCGACGTCGCCTACGACGGCGCCGACCTCGCCGAGACGGCCGCGGTGCTCGGGCTGGACGTCGACGAGCTCGTCGCCCGCCACAGCCGCGCGCAGTGGCGGGTCGCGTTCACCGGGTTCGCGCCGGGGTTCGGGTACCTCGTCAGCGACGACTGGCCGTTCGACGTGCCGCGCCTGTCGTCGCCGCGCACGCGCGTGCCGGCCGGTTCGGTCGGGCTGGCCGGACCCTTCACGGGCGCGTATCCGCGCGAGACGCCGGGCGGCTGGCGCCTGATCGGCACGACCGATGCGCGCCTGTTCGACCCGGATGCGCCCGCGCCCCCGGACCCGGATGCGCCCGCGCCCCCGGACCCGGATGCGCCCGCGCCCCCGGACCCGGATGCGCCCGCGCCCCCGCACCCGGAGGCTCCGCGCGACGCGCCGGCGGCTGGAGAGGGCGGAAGGACCCCTGCCCTTCTCGTCCCCGGCACCCGCGTGCGGTTCCGGCCCCGTGCCACCGTGACGAGATCAGGTGATCTGGCGTACGCAGGAGATTCGGCGCGGAATCCTCCTGCCTCCGCGAGATCACCTGATCTCGCGACAAGCACCGGCACGGTCACGGCCCCGGGCACCGGCACCGGGGCGGGAATCCGCATCGCCGAGCCCGGGCTTCTGGCCACCCTGCAGGATCTCGGGCGGGAGGGCTCGGCATCCGTCGGCGTCGCGGTGTCGGGAGCGCTCGACCGCACGGCGCTGCGCACCGCGAACCGGCTGCTCGGCAATCCCGAGGGCGCGACCGGCATCGAGGTCACGATGGGCGGGCTGCGTGCGGTCGCCGAGGCGGACCTGTGGGTCGCGGTCACCGGCGCATGGGGTCCGCTGCGCCTGGACGGGCGCGAGGTCGACCCGTACCAGGCGCACGAGTGGCGCGCGGGCACCGAGCTGCACGTGGACTGGTTCGCGCACGGCGCCCGCGCCTACGTCGCGGTGCGCGGCGGGTTCGACGGCCGCCTGGTGCTCGGCTCGCGCTCGACCGACCTGCTCGCCGGGCTCGGCCCCGGCCGGCTGCAGGCCGGCGACGTGGTGGGCGTGCGCGCCGATGCGGCGATGCCCATCCCGGCGGTGCCGCCGAGCCCGTGGGGAGCGCCGCACGACGACGAGCTCGAGCTGGAGCTGGCACCGGGGCCCCGCGCCGACTGGTTCGCCGCGCACGCGCTCGGCACCCTCTTCGACACGCTGTGGACGGTCTCCCACGCGGCCGATCGGGTGGGCGCGCGCCTCGACGGCCCCGAGCTCGCGCGCGTGCGCGCCGACGAGCTGCCGAGCGAGGGCATGGTTCCGGGCGCGCTGCAGGTGCCGCCGAGCGGCCGGCCCACGATCCTCCTCGCCGACGGGCCGGTCACCGGCGGCTACCCCGTCATCGCGGTGGTGACGGATGCCGCGCTCGACCTCGTCGCGCAGGCTCGGCCGGGCACTCGCATCCGGTTCCGCCACGCGCGCAGATCTGAGTAG
- a CDS encoding 5-oxoprolinase subunit PxpA — MAAIDLNADLGETVDGRPTADDEAMFAVISSANVACGGHAGDATSMRDAVDRAHRFGVAVGAHPSYPDRANFGRVPVAIAAGPLQAVVEGQLEALAAAGADVRYVKPHGALYHAVTADVQMADAVARAVAAFSARAGRPLPLLGLGGQFARAAASVGLPFVYEAFLDRAYLADGTLVPRTQPGAVLDDPAAAAARAVQLARDGVVEAADGTSIAVTAASLCVHGDSPAAVAMARAVRAALDAEGVEVRAPW; from the coding sequence ATGGCGGCGATCGACCTCAATGCGGACCTCGGCGAGACGGTCGACGGCCGGCCCACGGCCGACGACGAGGCCATGTTCGCCGTGATCTCGAGCGCGAACGTCGCCTGCGGCGGCCACGCCGGCGACGCGACCTCGATGCGGGACGCGGTCGATCGGGCGCACCGGTTCGGCGTCGCGGTCGGGGCGCACCCGTCCTACCCCGATCGCGCGAACTTCGGACGCGTGCCTGTCGCGATCGCCGCGGGGCCGCTGCAGGCCGTCGTCGAAGGGCAGCTCGAGGCGCTCGCCGCGGCGGGCGCCGACGTCCGCTACGTCAAGCCGCACGGCGCGCTCTACCACGCCGTCACCGCCGACGTGCAGATGGCGGATGCCGTGGCCCGCGCCGTCGCGGCGTTCTCGGCACGCGCCGGCCGGCCTCTGCCCCTGCTCGGCCTCGGCGGCCAGTTCGCGCGGGCCGCGGCATCCGTCGGCCTCCCGTTCGTGTACGAGGCGTTCTTGGACCGCGCGTATCTCGCGGACGGAACGCTCGTGCCGCGCACGCAGCCCGGTGCCGTGCTCGATGACCCTGCCGCGGCGGCAGCGCGCGCCGTCCAGCTCGCGCGCGACGGCGTCGTCGAGGCCGCCGACGGCACGTCGATCGCCGTCACGGCGGCGTCGCTGTGCGTCCACGGCGACTCGCCCGCGGCCGTCGCGATGGCGCGCGCGGTGCGCGCGGCGCTGGACGCCGAGGGCGTGGAGGTGCGCGCACCGTGGTGA
- a CDS encoding ABC transporter ATP-binding protein produces MARTHERLAAGAPLLQVRDVAVEFQTIDGPVHAVEGVDLDLAAGETLAIVGESGSGKSTTAMAVIGLLPGNGKVTHGSIMFEGENIVGAPESVMRTIRGRSIGLVPQDPMSNLNPVAKIGSQIAETLLAHGLATRKDVDRKVVETLAAAGLPHAEDRAKQYPHEFSGGMRQRALIAIGLACDPKLLIADEPTSALDVTVQKTILDQLERMTSDRGTAVMLITHDLGLAAERASRVVVMNRGRIVEQGPAQQILEDPQHPYTQALVKAAPSVSAVRLRPEVFRPAAAAAVRPDIAPAEQAPDAAPAVVSEPAAEQPEAAAPAEAATVDNIVEVEGLTKVYQVRGSKEDFVAVKDVSFAIPRGETVAIVGESGSGKTTTARMMLKIIEPTEGSIRFDGEDVATLKGRQLREFRQRVQPIFQDPYSSLNPMFSIERIISEPLEFYKRGSAKDRAARVRRLLDDVALPQAMLRRYPSELSGGQRQRVAIARALALSPDLIVCDEPVSALDVLVQDQVLTLLRDLQREYGLSYLFISHDLAVVRLISDYVCVMKDGELVEAASSEEIFTNPRDPYTRRLLASIPGNELDIAV; encoded by the coding sequence ATGGCCCGAACCCACGAACGTCTCGCGGCCGGAGCGCCGCTGCTCCAGGTGCGTGACGTCGCCGTCGAATTCCAGACCATCGACGGCCCCGTCCACGCCGTCGAAGGCGTCGACCTCGACCTCGCCGCCGGCGAGACGCTCGCGATCGTCGGCGAGTCCGGCTCGGGCAAGTCCACAACCGCGATGGCGGTCATCGGGCTCCTCCCCGGCAACGGCAAGGTCACCCACGGCAGCATCATGTTCGAGGGCGAGAACATCGTGGGCGCACCCGAGAGCGTCATGCGCACGATCCGCGGCCGCTCCATCGGCCTCGTGCCGCAGGACCCGATGTCGAACCTCAACCCGGTCGCCAAGATCGGCTCGCAGATCGCCGAGACGCTCCTGGCCCATGGGCTCGCGACCCGCAAGGATGTCGACCGCAAGGTCGTCGAGACGCTCGCCGCGGCAGGGCTCCCCCACGCTGAGGACCGAGCCAAGCAGTATCCGCACGAGTTCTCCGGCGGCATGCGCCAGCGCGCGCTCATCGCGATCGGCCTCGCGTGCGACCCGAAGCTGCTGATCGCCGACGAGCCCACGAGCGCCCTCGACGTCACCGTGCAGAAGACGATCCTCGACCAGCTCGAGCGCATGACGAGCGATCGCGGCACGGCTGTCATGCTCATCACGCACGACCTCGGACTCGCGGCGGAGCGCGCGTCGCGCGTGGTCGTGATGAACCGCGGGCGGATCGTCGAGCAGGGGCCCGCGCAGCAGATCCTCGAAGACCCGCAGCACCCGTACACGCAGGCGCTCGTCAAGGCCGCGCCGTCGGTGTCGGCCGTACGGCTGCGGCCGGAGGTCTTCCGGCCTGCGGCTGCGGCTGCGGTCCGACCCGACATCGCCCCGGCCGAGCAGGCACCGGATGCCGCACCCGCAGTGGTCTCCGAGCCGGCGGCCGAGCAGCCCGAGGCGGCGGCGCCCGCTGAGGCGGCGACCGTCGACAACATCGTCGAGGTCGAGGGGCTCACGAAGGTCTATCAGGTCCGCGGGTCGAAGGAGGACTTCGTCGCCGTCAAGGACGTGTCGTTCGCGATCCCCCGCGGCGAGACGGTCGCGATCGTGGGCGAGTCCGGCTCGGGCAAGACCACGACGGCGCGCATGATGCTCAAGATCATCGAGCCGACCGAGGGCTCGATCCGCTTCGACGGCGAGGACGTCGCGACCCTCAAGGGGCGACAGCTGCGAGAGTTCCGCCAGCGCGTGCAGCCGATCTTCCAGGACCCGTACTCGTCGCTGAACCCGATGTTCTCGATCGAGCGGATCATCTCGGAGCCGCTGGAGTTCTACAAGCGCGGTTCGGCGAAGGACCGTGCCGCGCGCGTGCGCCGGCTGCTCGACGACGTCGCGCTTCCCCAGGCGATGCTCCGCCGCTACCCGTCGGAGCTCTCGGGCGGCCAGCGCCAGCGCGTCGCGATCGCGCGCGCCCTGGCCCTCTCGCCCGACCTCATCGTGTGCGACGAGCCGGTCTCGGCGCTCGATGTGCTCGTGCAGGATCAGGTGCTCACGCTCCTGCGCGACCTGCAGCGCGAGTACGGCCTCAGTTACCTCTTCATCTCGCACGACCTCGCGGTCGTGCGCCTCATCAGCGACTACGTATGCGTCATGAAGGACGGCGAACTCGTCGAGGCGGCATCCTCCGAGGAGATCTTCACCAACCCGCGCGACCCCTACACGCGGCGCCTGCTGGCCTCGATCCCCGGCAACGAGCTCGACATCGCGGTCTGA